The following are encoded together in the Kribbella voronezhensis genome:
- a CDS encoding response regulator, which translates to MPDKIRVLVADDQTLVRTGFRVILEAEGDIEVVAEADTGTAAIRQAQLVRPDVILMDIRMPELDGLSATEQIRRQPDPPTIIVLTTFDQNEYVYRALRAGAAGFLLKDSPSSRLIAAVRAAATGDSLIEPAITRRLVERFAEPVQPQGLPSELATLTERELDVLRLLARGLSNAEIAAELVVADTTVKTHVARVLTKLNVRDRVQAVVVAYETGFANRG; encoded by the coding sequence GTGCCCGACAAGATCCGCGTGCTCGTCGCCGACGACCAGACCCTGGTCCGGACCGGCTTCCGGGTGATCCTGGAGGCCGAGGGCGACATCGAGGTCGTCGCCGAGGCCGACACGGGGACGGCGGCGATCCGGCAGGCCCAGCTGGTCAGGCCGGACGTGATCCTGATGGACATCCGGATGCCTGAGCTCGACGGGCTGTCCGCCACCGAGCAGATCCGGCGGCAGCCGGACCCGCCGACGATCATCGTGCTCACGACGTTCGACCAGAACGAATACGTGTACCGCGCGCTGCGCGCCGGCGCGGCCGGTTTCCTGCTCAAGGACTCCCCGTCGAGCCGGTTGATCGCGGCTGTGCGGGCAGCAGCCACCGGGGACTCGCTGATCGAGCCCGCGATCACCCGGCGACTGGTCGAGCGCTTCGCCGAGCCCGTGCAGCCCCAGGGACTGCCGTCCGAGCTCGCAACGCTGACCGAACGCGAACTCGACGTCCTTCGGTTGCTGGCGCGCGGACTGTCCAACGCCGAGATCGCCGCGGAATTGGTGGTCGCCGATACGACGGTGAAAACGCACGTCGCCCGGGTGCTCACCAAGCTCAACGTCCGCGACCGCGTCCAGGCGGTGGTAGTCGCCTATGAGACCGGCTTCGCCAACCGCGGCTGA
- the polA gene encoding DNA polymerase I translates to MTKDPGTAVAESTTRPRILLLDGHSLAYRAFFALPVENFSTTTGQHTNAVYGFTSMLINMLRDEQPTHICVAFDVSRKTFRSEQYTEYKAGRSKSPDEFKGQVSLVKEVLEALRIPMTEIDGWEADDVIATLATQADEQGFEVLISSGDRDSFQLINDNITVLYPKRGVSEIARMDPAAVEAKYGIPPRLYPDLAALVGEKSDNLPGVPGVGDKTAAKWLNQFGSLNDLIDRVNEIKGKAGESLREHLADVIRNRQINELVRDLTLDVSVDDLVRHPWDRDKVHTLFDSLEFRVLRERLVAEHEQVEETIEEGFDLQGTQLKPGEVAGWIKEHVSTGARTGVAVQGSWGRGTGEITGLALATSTGAAAWFDPSTLTPDDDSAWQAWLADPKQPKALHDAKGPLLGFLERGWKLAGLTSDTQLSAYLVRPDQRSYDLADLTVRYLKRELRTEEADNGQLSFDDIEGGPAADATMLRARAIADLADTLDAELEKQAGTALLADVELPLIDVIADVERVGIAVDRPYLEKLEERFATGVRDAATSAYEVIGKEINLGSPKQLQVVLFDELQMPKTKRTKTGYTTDADSLQALFEKTEHPFLAYLLAHRDATRLRQTVEGLLKTISPTDARIHTTFNQTIAATGRLSSTDPNLQNIPIRTEEGRRIREAFVVGDGFEALMSADYSQIEMRIMAHVSEDQGLIDAFNSGEDFHSVTAARVFSVEPSAVTQEMRAKIKAMNYGLAYGLSAYGLSQQLKIGVDEAKGLMDEYFERFGGVRDYLRSIVLEAGKSGYTETILGRRRYLPDLTSDNRQRREMAERMALNAPIQGSAADVIKMAMLKVDASLRAEGLRSRMLLQVHDELVFEIAPGEREALEQLVRRDMGSAVEMAVPLDVSVGVGRTWHEAAH, encoded by the coding sequence ATGACCAAGGATCCGGGTACGGCGGTGGCCGAGTCCACCACCCGCCCGCGGATCCTGCTGCTGGACGGGCACTCGCTGGCCTACCGGGCGTTCTTCGCGCTGCCGGTGGAGAACTTCTCCACCACCACGGGCCAGCACACCAACGCGGTGTACGGGTTCACCTCGATGCTGATCAACATGCTTCGCGACGAGCAGCCGACCCACATCTGCGTGGCCTTCGACGTGTCCCGCAAGACCTTCCGCTCCGAGCAGTACACGGAGTACAAGGCCGGCCGGTCGAAGTCGCCGGACGAGTTCAAGGGGCAGGTCTCGCTGGTCAAGGAGGTGCTGGAGGCGCTCCGCATCCCGATGACCGAGATCGACGGCTGGGAGGCCGACGACGTCATCGCCACGCTGGCCACCCAGGCCGACGAGCAGGGTTTCGAGGTGCTGATCAGCAGCGGCGACCGGGACTCGTTCCAGCTGATCAACGACAACATCACCGTGCTGTATCCCAAGCGCGGCGTCTCCGAGATCGCCCGGATGGACCCGGCCGCGGTCGAGGCGAAGTACGGCATCCCGCCGCGGCTGTACCCCGATCTGGCCGCGCTGGTGGGGGAGAAGAGCGACAACCTGCCGGGCGTGCCGGGGGTCGGCGACAAGACCGCGGCCAAATGGCTGAACCAGTTCGGTTCGCTCAACGACCTGATCGACCGGGTGAACGAGATCAAGGGCAAGGCCGGTGAGTCGCTGCGCGAGCACCTGGCCGACGTGATCCGGAACCGGCAGATCAACGAGCTGGTCCGCGACCTGACCCTGGACGTCTCGGTCGACGACCTGGTCCGGCACCCGTGGGACCGCGACAAGGTGCACACGCTGTTCGACAGCCTGGAGTTCCGCGTCCTGCGGGAGCGCCTCGTCGCCGAGCACGAGCAGGTCGAGGAGACCATCGAGGAGGGCTTCGACCTCCAGGGCACCCAGCTGAAGCCGGGCGAGGTGGCCGGCTGGATCAAGGAGCACGTCTCCACCGGCGCCCGTACCGGTGTGGCTGTGCAGGGCAGTTGGGGACGTGGCACCGGCGAGATCACCGGCCTGGCGCTGGCGACCTCGACCGGCGCGGCCGCCTGGTTCGACCCGAGCACGCTGACCCCGGACGACGACTCCGCCTGGCAGGCGTGGCTCGCGGACCCGAAGCAGCCCAAGGCGTTGCACGACGCGAAGGGCCCGCTGCTGGGTTTCCTGGAGCGCGGCTGGAAGCTGGCCGGGCTCACCTCGGACACCCAGCTGAGCGCGTATCTGGTCCGCCCCGACCAGCGGTCGTACGATCTGGCCGACCTGACCGTGCGGTATCTGAAGCGTGAGCTTCGCACCGAGGAGGCCGACAACGGGCAGCTCAGCTTCGACGACATCGAGGGCGGCCCGGCCGCCGACGCGACGATGTTGCGCGCCCGCGCGATCGCCGACCTGGCCGACACCCTCGACGCGGAGCTGGAGAAACAAGCCGGTACGGCGTTGCTCGCCGACGTCGAGCTGCCGCTGATCGACGTCATCGCCGACGTCGAGCGGGTCGGGATCGCGGTCGACCGGCCGTACCTGGAAAAGCTCGAGGAGCGCTTCGCCACCGGCGTCCGGGACGCCGCGACCTCGGCGTACGAGGTGATCGGCAAGGAGATCAACCTCGGGTCGCCCAAGCAGCTGCAGGTGGTGTTGTTCGACGAGCTGCAGATGCCGAAGACGAAGCGGACCAAGACCGGCTACACCACGGACGCGGACTCGCTGCAGGCGTTGTTCGAGAAGACCGAGCACCCCTTCCTGGCCTACCTGCTGGCGCATCGCGACGCGACCCGGCTGCGGCAGACCGTCGAGGGGCTGCTGAAGACGATCAGCCCGACCGACGCCCGGATCCACACCACGTTCAACCAGACGATCGCGGCGACCGGGCGGCTCAGCTCGACCGACCCGAACCTGCAGAACATCCCGATCCGGACCGAGGAGGGCCGCCGGATCCGCGAGGCGTTCGTGGTCGGCGACGGGTTCGAGGCGCTGATGTCGGCCGACTACAGCCAGATCGAGATGCGGATCATGGCGCACGTGTCGGAGGACCAGGGGCTGATCGACGCCTTCAACTCCGGCGAGGACTTCCACTCGGTGACGGCTGCCCGGGTCTTCTCGGTCGAGCCGTCGGCGGTCACCCAGGAGATGCGCGCGAAGATCAAGGCGATGAACTACGGCCTGGCGTACGGCCTGTCGGCGTACGGGCTGAGTCAGCAGCTGAAGATCGGCGTGGACGAGGCGAAGGGCTTGATGGACGAGTACTTCGAGCGCTTCGGCGGGGTCCGCGACTACCTGCGCAGCATCGTGCTCGAAGCCGGCAAGAGCGGCTACACCGAGACGATCCTCGGCCGCCGCCGCTACCTGCCCGACCTGACCAGCGACAACCGGCAGCGTCGTGAGATGGCCGAGCGGATGGCGCTGAACGCGCCGATCCAGGGCTCGGCCGCCGACGTGATCAAGATGGCGATGCTCAAGGTGGACGCCTCACTGCGCGCGGAAGGCCTGCGGTCGCGGATGCTCCTCCAGGTCCACGACGAACTGGTCTTCGAGATCGCCCCGGGCGAGCGCGAAGCCCTGGAGCAGCTGGTACGCCGTGACATGGGCAGCGCCGTCGAGATGGCCGTCCCGCTCGACGTCTCGGTGGGCGTCGGCCGCACCTGGCACGAAGCCGCCCACTGA
- a CDS encoding hotdog fold thioesterase — MTDENAAAELPAGMLTEGTLLDLMGIVITEASPERIVATMPVKGNVQPYGLLHGGASCVLAESLGSIGSALHAAAFDKVAVGVDINATHHRAVRDGVVTGVATPIYLGRTTTTYEIVITDERDKRVCTARITCQLIQAPPGS; from the coding sequence GTGACCGACGAGAACGCTGCCGCCGAGCTACCCGCGGGGATGCTGACCGAGGGCACACTGCTCGACCTGATGGGCATCGTCATCACCGAGGCGAGTCCGGAGCGGATCGTCGCGACGATGCCGGTCAAGGGCAACGTCCAGCCGTACGGCCTGCTGCACGGCGGCGCCTCCTGCGTACTGGCCGAGAGCCTCGGCTCGATCGGCTCGGCACTGCACGCGGCCGCTTTCGACAAGGTCGCCGTCGGGGTCGACATCAACGCCACCCACCACCGGGCCGTCCGCGACGGCGTCGTCACCGGGGTGGCCACGCCGATCTACCTCGGCCGCACGACGACGACGTACGAGATCGTCATCACCGACGAGCGGGACAAGCGGGTCTGCACCGCCCGGATCACGTGCCAGCTGATTCAGGCTCCGCCGGGATCCTGA
- a CDS encoding GNAT family N-acetyltransferase gives MAPLIEVRDARPDDADALVTLWREMAAGTGHQSRLLAAPTAESARASIARQSNDAFGRLVVGEIDGRLGGMAYLRQTPISPLHEEVTVTVEYLHVSDHARRHGLGKALIAEAAGWAEHENCPHLAVVAPAVAREANRFLARLGLGQAGVLRFASTHTVRRRLAAEHAPNLLALLSSRRSVIARRAQATRSPLTDDPAYAASELRIPAEPESAGT, from the coding sequence GTGGCACCACTCATCGAGGTGCGCGACGCTCGCCCGGACGACGCGGACGCCTTGGTGACGCTGTGGCGGGAGATGGCCGCCGGTACCGGACATCAGTCCCGGTTGCTGGCAGCGCCGACCGCCGAGTCGGCGCGGGCGTCGATCGCCCGGCAGAGCAACGATGCGTTCGGACGGCTCGTCGTGGGGGAGATCGACGGCCGGCTGGGCGGGATGGCGTACTTGCGGCAGACGCCGATCAGTCCACTGCACGAAGAGGTCACGGTGACAGTGGAGTACCTGCATGTCAGCGACCACGCCCGCCGGCACGGCCTGGGCAAGGCACTGATCGCCGAGGCGGCCGGCTGGGCCGAGCACGAGAACTGCCCGCATCTCGCCGTCGTGGCGCCGGCGGTGGCCCGCGAGGCGAACAGGTTCCTCGCCCGGCTCGGGCTGGGGCAGGCCGGCGTACTGCGGTTCGCCAGCACCCACACCGTACGGCGGCGGCTGGCTGCCGAGCACGCCCCCAATCTCCTGGCCCTGCTGTCGTCGCGCCGTTCGGTGATCGCCCGGCGCGCGCAGGCCACCAGGTCGCCGCTGACCGACGATCCGGCGTACGCGGCGAGTGAGCTCAGGATCCCGGCGGAGCCTGAATCAGCTGGCACGTGA
- a CDS encoding DUF554 domain-containing protein gives MNVATVLTGSVLGVLIGHRLSQRTRDLVTDALGLVTLLIAITSALTVGDKALSDAVGDSAPVLIVLGAMLIGGITGSLLRIEQRLEGVGAWMQHRFSRGDGESTFVEGFVSASMVFCVGPLTFLGALSDGLGRGADQLFLKSVLDGFASIAFAASLGWGVAASAIVVLVVQGSMTAVGAVLGDVLPDAHVTALGATGGVLLIGVALRLLKLKQIAVADLLPALIVAPLLVQLLVVVRR, from the coding sequence GTGAACGTCGCGACAGTCCTCACCGGTTCGGTGCTCGGAGTGCTCATCGGCCACCGGCTCAGCCAGCGCACCAGAGACCTGGTCACCGACGCGCTCGGCCTGGTCACCTTGCTGATCGCCATCACGTCCGCACTCACGGTCGGCGACAAGGCTCTGAGCGACGCGGTCGGCGACAGCGCGCCCGTACTGATCGTCCTCGGCGCGATGCTGATCGGCGGCATCACCGGCTCGCTGCTCCGGATCGAGCAGCGACTGGAGGGCGTCGGCGCCTGGATGCAACACCGCTTCAGCCGCGGCGACGGCGAAAGCACCTTCGTCGAAGGCTTCGTGTCGGCATCGATGGTCTTCTGCGTCGGCCCCCTGACCTTCCTGGGCGCCCTCTCCGACGGCCTGGGCCGCGGCGCCGACCAACTCTTCCTGAAGTCCGTCCTGGACGGCTTCGCCTCCATCGCCTTCGCCGCGTCTCTCGGCTGGGGCGTAGCCGCTTCCGCGATCGTCGTCCTGGTCGTCCAAGGCTCGATGACGGCGGTCGGCGCCGTCCTCGGCGACGTACTCCCCGACGCCCACGTCACAGCCCTGGGCGCCACCGGCGGCGTACTCCTCATCGGCGTAGCCCTCCGCCTCCTGAAACTGAAACAGATCGCCGTAGCCGACCTCCTCCCCGCCCTCATCGTCGCGCCCCTGCTCGTCCAACTGCTTGTCGTCGTACGCCGCTGA
- a CDS encoding ABC transporter ATP-binding protein, whose product MTALLEIRDLEVAYGKIVAVKRISFSVEQGQVVSLIGTNGAGKTTTLRTISGLLRPTYGEILFQGQRIDQVPAHDIVTMGLAHSPEGRRIFPRLSVEENLRLGAFTRNDHAAVRADLDAAYDLFPILGERRKQPAGTFSGGEQQMLAMGRAMMSKPKLLMLDEPSMGLSPIMMKRIMSTVTELQKQGTTILLVEQNAQAALKRADYGYVLEVGKIVLSGTGRELLSNDEVRKAYLGED is encoded by the coding sequence ATGACCGCGCTGCTCGAGATCAGGGACCTGGAAGTTGCCTACGGCAAGATCGTCGCGGTCAAGCGGATCAGCTTCTCCGTCGAACAAGGGCAGGTCGTCTCGCTGATCGGTACCAACGGTGCCGGCAAGACGACGACCCTGCGGACGATCTCGGGGCTGCTGCGCCCGACGTACGGCGAGATCCTCTTCCAGGGTCAGCGGATCGACCAGGTGCCGGCCCACGACATCGTCACCATGGGGCTGGCACACTCACCCGAGGGCCGGCGGATCTTCCCCCGGCTGTCGGTCGAGGAGAACCTGCGACTCGGTGCCTTCACCCGCAACGACCACGCGGCGGTGCGCGCCGACCTCGACGCGGCGTACGACCTCTTCCCGATCCTGGGAGAGCGGCGCAAGCAGCCGGCCGGCACGTTCTCCGGTGGTGAGCAGCAGATGCTCGCGATGGGCCGAGCGATGATGAGCAAGCCCAAGCTGCTGATGCTGGACGAGCCGTCGATGGGTCTGTCGCCGATCATGATGAAGCGCATCATGTCGACCGTCACCGAACTGCAGAAGCAGGGTACGACGATCCTGCTGGTCGAACAGAACGCCCAGGCGGCGTTGAAGCGCGCCGACTACGGCTACGTGCTGGAGGTCGGCAAGATCGTCCTCTCCGGCACCGGCCGGGAACTCCTCAGCAACGACGAGGTCCGCAAGGCCTACCTCGGCGAAGACTGA
- a CDS encoding ABC transporter ATP-binding protein produces MTITEAAANPARAIGQPVLEASGVTMRFGGLLAVNDVNLTVREGEIVGLIGPNGAGKTTFFNCLTGLYKPTSGQVRFAGTPLPPKPRAVVRAGMARTFQNIRLFANMTALENVMVGRYCRTSSGAITSILRGPKFRREEAATRARAQELLEFVGLGRSAEHLARNMPYGDQRRLEIARALATDPKLILLDEPTAGMNPQETKQASDLIFKIRDSGLSVVVIEHDMRFIFNLCDRVLCLVRGEALIEGTPGQVQSDPRVIEAYIGTGEDDDEDVDVTEARVQDTTVAEEEGKA; encoded by the coding sequence ATGACGATCACGGAAGCGGCGGCGAACCCGGCGCGCGCGATCGGGCAGCCGGTGCTGGAGGCCTCCGGGGTGACCATGCGGTTCGGTGGTCTGCTGGCGGTCAACGACGTGAACCTGACCGTCCGCGAGGGCGAGATCGTCGGCCTGATCGGCCCGAACGGGGCCGGCAAGACGACGTTCTTCAACTGCCTGACCGGTCTGTACAAGCCGACCAGCGGACAGGTCCGGTTCGCCGGTACGCCGCTGCCACCCAAGCCGCGGGCCGTCGTCCGGGCCGGGATGGCAAGGACCTTCCAGAACATCCGGTTGTTCGCGAACATGACCGCGCTGGAGAACGTGATGGTCGGGCGCTACTGCCGGACCAGCTCAGGCGCGATCACCTCGATCCTGCGCGGGCCCAAGTTCCGTCGCGAGGAGGCGGCCACCAGGGCGCGCGCCCAGGAGTTGCTCGAATTCGTCGGACTCGGCCGGTCGGCCGAACACCTGGCCCGCAACATGCCGTACGGCGACCAGCGCCGGCTCGAGATCGCCCGGGCGCTGGCCACCGACCCCAAGCTCATCCTGCTGGACGAGCCGACGGCCGGGATGAACCCGCAGGAGACCAAGCAGGCCAGCGACCTGATCTTCAAGATCCGCGACTCGGGTCTGTCCGTAGTTGTGATCGAGCACGACATGCGGTTCATCTTCAACCTCTGCGACCGGGTGCTCTGCCTGGTCCGCGGCGAGGCGCTGATCGAGGGCACGCCGGGTCAGGTGCAGTCGGATCCGCGGGTGATCGAGGCCTACATCGGTACCGGTGAGGACGACGACGAGGACGTGGACGTCACTGAGGCCCGCGTCCAGGACACCACCGTGGCCGAAGAGGAGGGCAAGGCATGA
- a CDS encoding branched-chain amino acid ABC transporter permease, with protein sequence MSEVKTQPADSVVARPAENRAAWPLGLAGVVLLIVGSFLSWSYDRKILGDLSIVGNPGGLQRLTIIGAVLSLILLLAVKGPLTTKIGPWLDSALGLRAFGIGLTLYMVLILVAIGTESDGLINVDPGAYISLAGAILLLVGSRLLPLPQLNDLSKARVAGWAEILAIAVTMAAILFGAAYALGLTDAWSFIICLAFFATVVVVMFRTGTLSWFGHVAQRHKKVLTLAAFVVAFFFPFTQNGSDANMSIATQVLIFAATAMGLNIVVGLAGLLDLGYIAFLGSGAYVAAMLSESAFATINWHPPFPIVVLLGACTAATLGLIIGSPTLRVSGDYLAIVTLGFGEIFRLTMFNLDGTNGPLLTNGPNGIPGIPELQIGGFNFGDPHTIAGIELGRFSNYYFLLLLLIGFVILVFSRLNDSRIGRGWVAIREDEKAAEAMGVNVFGLKILAFAIGAFLAGLAGTIKAHQDVAVSPDQYIFLESAFLLAAIVLGGMGTIAGVLLGATILKLLPEKLRFFSEYRLLMFGLLLVLMMRFRPEGLVASRRRQLEFHEEDEELAVAIESELVEEAR encoded by the coding sequence ATGAGTGAGGTAAAGACCCAGCCGGCCGACAGCGTCGTGGCGCGGCCGGCGGAGAACCGGGCGGCCTGGCCGCTCGGGCTCGCCGGCGTCGTACTGCTGATCGTCGGCTCCTTCCTGTCCTGGAGCTACGACCGGAAGATCCTCGGGGACCTCTCGATCGTCGGCAACCCCGGCGGCCTGCAGCGGCTGACGATCATCGGGGCCGTGCTCTCGCTGATCCTGCTGCTCGCGGTCAAGGGCCCGCTGACCACCAAGATCGGTCCCTGGCTCGACTCGGCGCTCGGTCTGCGGGCGTTCGGGATCGGGCTGACGCTCTACATGGTGCTGATCCTGGTTGCGATCGGTACCGAGTCCGACGGCCTGATCAACGTCGACCCGGGTGCCTACATCAGCCTGGCCGGCGCGATCCTGCTGCTGGTCGGCTCGCGGCTGCTGCCGTTGCCCCAACTGAACGACCTGAGCAAGGCGAGAGTGGCCGGCTGGGCCGAGATCCTGGCGATCGCGGTGACGATGGCGGCGATCCTGTTCGGCGCGGCGTACGCGCTCGGACTGACCGACGCCTGGTCGTTCATCATCTGCCTGGCCTTCTTCGCGACGGTCGTCGTCGTGATGTTCCGGACCGGCACGCTGAGCTGGTTCGGGCACGTCGCGCAGCGGCACAAGAAGGTACTCACGCTGGCCGCGTTCGTGGTCGCGTTCTTCTTCCCGTTCACCCAGAACGGCTCGGACGCGAACATGTCGATCGCGACCCAGGTGCTGATCTTCGCGGCCACCGCGATGGGCCTGAACATCGTGGTCGGCCTGGCCGGTCTGCTCGACCTCGGGTACATCGCCTTCCTCGGCTCCGGCGCGTACGTCGCCGCGATGCTGTCGGAGTCGGCGTTCGCGACGATCAACTGGCACCCGCCGTTCCCGATCGTCGTCCTGCTCGGTGCCTGTACGGCGGCCACCCTCGGCCTCATCATCGGTTCGCCGACGCTGCGGGTCTCCGGTGACTACCTGGCGATCGTGACGCTGGGCTTCGGTGAGATCTTCCGGCTGACGATGTTCAACCTGGACGGCACCAACGGCCCGCTGCTGACCAACGGCCCGAACGGCATCCCCGGCATCCCGGAGCTGCAGATCGGTGGGTTCAATTTCGGCGACCCGCACACGATCGCCGGGATCGAGCTGGGCCGCTTCTCCAACTACTACTTCCTGCTGCTGCTCCTGATCGGCTTCGTCATCCTGGTCTTCTCCCGGCTGAACGACAGCCGGATCGGCCGCGGCTGGGTGGCGATCCGGGAGGACGAGAAGGCCGCCGAAGCGATGGGGGTCAACGTCTTCGGACTGAAGATCCTCGCCTTCGCGATCGGCGCCTTCCTGGCCGGCCTGGCCGGCACCATCAAGGCGCACCAGGACGTTGCCGTCAGCCCCGACCAGTACATCTTCCTGGAGTCGGCGTTCCTGCTCGCCGCGATCGTGCTCGGCGGTATGGGCACCATCGCGGGTGTGTTGCTCGGAGCAACGATCCTGAAGCTGCTGCCGGAGAAGCTGCGGTTCTTCTCGGAGTACCGGCTGCTGATGTTCGGTCTGCTGCTGGTGCTGATGATGCGGTTCCGTCCCGAGGGACTGGTCGCGAGCAGACGCAGGCAGCTGGAGTTCCACGAAGAGGACGAGGAGCTCGCGGTGGCCATCGAGAGCGAACTGGTCGAGGAGGCGAGATGA
- a CDS encoding branched-chain amino acid ABC transporter permease, with product MDQFFQQLVNGLTLGSLYALIAVGYTVVYGIVQLINFAHGEVFMIGAFGALTTYLLFFNGHTSVWILPFMIVGAMCASVGTAVLMERVAYRPLRHAPRLAPLITAIGISVFLQEFIRLFYERPGWTVAAMAGIVLLVAYLIGARITKVPLDHPITKWRDRAPLLAATVFALAVWAVLRLLERDLSIVITLAAIVGGLVVGTAAGWLFARGLTGRERAQAQLQPVVVVAAATGVLLEIAWLIFKEIIGKVEWPTAKQRIPFPQIDVVTGSALQVGGVTIQRSAIFTLVALAICTLVLWYFINRTRLGRGMLAVSQDPDTARLMGINVDRIIVVAFALGAVLAAVAGISQGFQNNNIEFRMGFLAGLKAFTAAVLGGIGNIQGAVVGGLVLGVVESMATQYIPGQFGGGSWKDVWAFVILILVLVFRPQGLLGARVVDRA from the coding sequence GTGGACCAGTTCTTCCAGCAGCTCGTGAACGGGCTGACCCTGGGATCGCTGTACGCCCTGATCGCGGTCGGGTACACCGTCGTCTACGGCATCGTGCAGCTCATCAACTTCGCCCACGGCGAGGTGTTCATGATCGGTGCGTTCGGCGCACTGACCACTTATCTTCTGTTCTTCAACGGCCACACCAGCGTGTGGATCCTGCCGTTCATGATCGTCGGCGCGATGTGCGCCTCGGTCGGGACGGCGGTGCTGATGGAACGTGTCGCGTACCGTCCCCTGCGGCACGCGCCGCGACTGGCGCCACTGATCACCGCGATCGGTATCTCGGTGTTCCTGCAGGAGTTCATCCGGCTGTTCTACGAACGCCCGGGCTGGACGGTGGCCGCGATGGCCGGGATCGTGCTGCTGGTGGCGTACCTGATCGGCGCGCGGATCACCAAGGTCCCGCTCGATCACCCGATCACCAAGTGGCGCGACCGCGCTCCGTTGCTGGCGGCAACTGTCTTCGCGCTGGCCGTCTGGGCCGTGCTGCGGCTGCTCGAGCGTGACCTGTCGATCGTGATCACGCTGGCCGCGATCGTCGGCGGACTGGTCGTCGGTACTGCGGCCGGCTGGCTCTTCGCGCGCGGGCTGACCGGGCGGGAACGGGCCCAGGCCCAGCTCCAGCCGGTCGTGGTGGTGGCCGCGGCCACCGGCGTACTGCTGGAGATCGCCTGGCTGATCTTCAAGGAGATCATCGGCAAGGTCGAGTGGCCGACCGCCAAGCAGCGCATCCCGTTCCCGCAGATCGACGTGGTGACCGGTAGCGCGCTGCAGGTCGGCGGCGTCACGATCCAGCGGTCGGCGATCTTCACGCTCGTCGCCCTGGCCATCTGCACCCTGGTGCTCTGGTACTTCATCAACCGGACCCGGCTCGGCCGCGGCATGCTCGCGGTCTCGCAGGATCCGGACACCGCCCGGCTGATGGGCATCAACGTCGACCGGATCATCGTGGTCGCGTTCGCCCTCGGTGCGGTCCTGGCCGCGGTGGCCGGGATCTCGCAGGGCTTCCAGAACAACAACATCGAGTTCCGGATGGGCTTCCTGGCCGGTCTGAAGGCGTTCACCGCCGCTGTTCTCGGTGGTATCGGCAACATCCAGGGTGCGGTCGTCGGCGGCCTGGTGCTCGGGGTCGTCGAGTCGATGGCCACGCAGTACATCCCGGGACAGTTCGGCGGTGGCTCCTGGAAGGACGTCTGGGCCTTCGTCATCCTGATCCTGGTGCTGGTCTTCAGGCCGCAGGGTCTGCTCGGAGCAAGGGTGGTGGACCGCGCATGA